In Micrococcales bacterium, the following proteins share a genomic window:
- a CDS encoding acyl-CoA dehydrogenase family protein, giving the protein MKRTIYTEDHEAFRASARTWVDREVRPRMDEFIEAKAFPRDIWISAGKQGFLGLEIPEAFGGSQADDYRFNAVLSEELSRVSAALSSCLGIHADIVAPYLADLCTEEQKERWLPRFCSGEIVTAIGMTEPSGGSDLAALKTTAVQDGDVWVLNGSKTFITNGYSADLIVVAARTTPGSGAKGITLFGVEANMPGFSRGRKLDKVGQTESDTAELFFDNVRVPAANIIGELNLGFIHMMQRLPQERLGAAVSNIAHAWSIFEETLDYIKERKAFGQPVGSFQHNKFLAAELQTKLEVSRAFVDQCVLAFNAGDLTAVDAAKAKWWSAEIQNDVIDACVQLYGGYGYMNEYRVARAWRDARVTKIWAGSNEIMKELIGRDLGL; this is encoded by the coding sequence ATGAAGCGGACCATCTACACCGAGGACCATGAGGCTTTCCGGGCCTCCGCCCGCACCTGGGTGGATCGGGAGGTCCGCCCCCGCATGGACGAGTTCATCGAGGCCAAGGCGTTTCCCCGCGACATCTGGATCAGTGCCGGCAAACAGGGCTTCCTGGGTCTGGAGATTCCGGAAGCGTTCGGCGGGTCCCAGGCCGACGACTACCGCTTCAACGCCGTGCTCAGTGAGGAACTGTCGCGGGTCTCGGCGGCGCTGTCGTCCTGCCTGGGAATCCACGCCGACATCGTGGCTCCGTACCTGGCCGACCTGTGCACCGAGGAGCAGAAGGAGCGCTGGCTGCCGCGGTTCTGCAGCGGCGAGATCGTGACCGCGATCGGCATGACCGAGCCCAGTGGTGGGTCCGACCTCGCGGCGCTGAAGACCACGGCTGTGCAGGACGGCGACGTCTGGGTGCTGAACGGCTCGAAGACCTTCATCACCAACGGGTACTCCGCCGACCTCATCGTGGTCGCCGCGCGCACCACCCCCGGGTCCGGTGCCAAGGGCATCACACTGTTCGGCGTCGAGGCGAACATGCCGGGGTTCAGCCGCGGGCGCAAGCTCGACAAGGTGGGCCAGACCGAGAGCGACACCGCGGAGTTGTTCTTCGACAACGTCCGGGTGCCCGCCGCAAACATCATCGGGGAGCTCAACCTGGGCTTCATCCACATGATGCAGCGGCTGCCGCAGGAGCGGCTCGGCGCGGCGGTGTCCAACATCGCCCACGCCTGGTCGATCTTCGAGGAGACCCTGGACTACATCAAGGAACGCAAGGCCTTCGGGCAGCCGGTGGGCAGTTTCCAGCACAACAAGTTCCTGGCGGCCGAACTGCAGACCAAGCTCGAGGTGTCGCGGGCGTTCGTCGACCAGTGCGTGCTGGCATTCAACGCCGGTGACCTCACGGCCGTGGATGCGGCCAAGGCCAAGTGGTGGTCCGCGGAGATCCAGAACGACGTCATCGACGCCTGCGTGCAGTTGTACGGCGGCTACGGGTACATGAACGAGTACCGCGTGGCGCGTGCCTGGCGTGACGCCCGCGTGACGAAGATCTGGGCGGGCAGCAACGAGATCATGAAGGAACTCATCGGGCGAGACCTGGGGCTGTAG
- a CDS encoding TetR family transcriptional regulator — MPTTSERAAISRERLLTAAGEAFAQRGFHATTTRDIAAAAGMSPAAVYVHHASKEELLHLIALEGHLQTQRLVRDAIAASDDPVGQLREVVRAFTTFHTEQHSLARVINYELVSLDEAHRREIDVLRRAIRRDVQGVIERGVGTGVFDTPDPKLATMAILSLGIDIARWHQVEATWPARRIVASYTDLALRMVGAPRKGPV; from the coding sequence ATGCCGACAACCAGCGAGCGGGCGGCAATCAGCCGGGAACGCCTGCTGACAGCGGCCGGGGAGGCCTTCGCGCAGCGCGGCTTCCACGCCACGACGACCCGCGACATTGCCGCCGCGGCGGGCATGAGCCCGGCAGCCGTCTATGTGCACCACGCCTCCAAGGAGGAGTTGCTCCACCTCATCGCCCTCGAGGGTCACCTGCAGACCCAGCGCCTGGTGCGCGACGCCATCGCCGCTTCCGACGACCCGGTGGGGCAACTCCGGGAGGTGGTGCGGGCCTTCACCACGTTCCACACCGAGCAGCATTCCTTGGCCCGAGTCATCAACTACGAACTCGTCTCGCTGGACGAGGCGCACCGGCGCGAGATCGATGTCCTGCGCCGGGCGATCCGCCGCGACGTGCAGGGGGTGATCGAACGTGGGGTTGGGACCGGAGTGTTCGACACCCCAGACCCGAAACTGGCGACCATGGCGATCCTGTCCCTGGGCATCGACATCGCCCGGTGGCACCAGGTGGAGGCCACCTGGCCCGCACGACGCATCGTGGCCTCTTACACCGATCTGGCGCTGCGCATGGTGGGCGCCCCGAGGAAAGGACCCGTATGA